The Candidatus Nanosynbacter sp. HMT-352 region ACAAAATCGCATCACTTTCCTGATGTCGTTCATATTAGCCGCACGAACAATCATTTCTGGTCGGCGCGCCAAAAGTCCGTTATCAACTTCAACTTGACTCAATGCAAAATCCTGCGACGCGACTTCGCCACTAAGATGTTCATTCAAATATTTCGCAACTTTATTCATCAATCCTCCTTAGTATGTTACTTCAATTTTAGCATAAGCGCGGACAGTTGATAAGTAGAATTTGTTTTGATATAATCAGGTTATGCGGATGTGGTGGAATTGGTAGACACGCATGCCTTAGGAGCATGTGCCTCACGGCGTGAAGGTTCAAGTCCTTTCATCCGCACCAAGAACTGAAATTTTTCACTATAAAGAAAATCACCCTGGAGTTGGGTGATTTTTAATATCATAAATTCAGAGTCTACATGACAGGCAATCGTAAAAGAACAATCACCTGCCATGCAGCTAATCATACCTCCGTGGGGAGCTCTTGGCCAGCAAGGATTGTGTTGAACAGTGCGTCGTTGATCTTCTCCATGAGCTTGGTCTCTTTATCAGACATAATAAGGTAACCTTTCAGCTCCTTAAGTGTGAGACCGATGGTAACAGTACCGTCGAAGACGACTTCTTTTGCTCTTGAGAAAGGATAGCCTTGAGGCAAAACCTTCTCACAATCTGCTATGAAATTCGTGAAGTCGTACAGTAGGGTGTCAATCGATGCGGCAAGAAATATGACTTTTATACGTGTAACCTCATGATCGCCCGTCCAACGACAGGGCTTCATTGCAAGATCACTCAGCTCTTTCCAGGCGTCCTTGACAATTCCTACCATAGTAGACAAGGTCTCTGTATACTCCTGAGGTTGCATTTTCTGTACCCTTTCTCTGTCTCTCATCTACGTTCTCGTACTGCAGGGTTGCAGCGAAGTGTTGTTCTCTTAACAACACAAGATGAGATCTTAGTTCTCTTATGGCGGGTTAAAAAGAAATAAAAACTCATCTTGTGTTCGATTGCCTGTCAAAGTTCACTTTCGGACAAGGATTTACTCAATCTGTCAACAAAAGCTACTTTCATTTATACCATACTTGTGTAAAAAAGTCAATAGAATATGCTCAGCGTAGCTTGTCAGAACTTAAAACCTGAACTATAATTAGCTCAGTTGGCTAGAGCGCACGATTCACATTCGTGAGGTCACAGGTTCGAGCCCTGTATTTCTCACCATTTCAGAGTAAAAATCCAAATCCTCGCCTTCTTGGGCAATTTTTTGGTTCACATTTTTTTAATTCCTGCCACAGACAAAAACCACTTTCCGCCCCCTTTCGAAAAGCGGCTTTTGAGCTTGCACTTGTAGTCTTGTTAATAATTTCAAGTTCTGCGTCTGTCTCCAAACCAAAATATTTGATTGCGCCTTATAGCAACCGCGCCAATACGAGACGCTATTAATTCAATATGCCTTCACCCTTCTCTGATAAATAATCTTTTATGGCGTCGATCAGTTTCGCCTCTGCTGAACTTATTTTTGCTGCAACCACTGCGCTAATTCCTTCCATACTACAGCTATCATGTCGGTCTTTTCATCGTCACTCATCTCAGCTATCGTCTTGTTTGCGCCATCAACTTTGAAATATTTATCGTAGTCACGACCATTCTCGCCGCGTGGTTCGCTGAGTAATTCACCATACACTTTGTACGTAAACGTCTTGATTTCTAGTCCATCTATATACGTAACCGTACGCTGAGTGTATGCCCCTCTGTCATCTTTAAGCAATTTTACTATGTTTTCTATGCCGATAGTATCAAGTGCGTACTTCGTATAAACCCCTGGAAAACCTTTGAGGCTTTTGATAAACAGCCCAGAGTCCATAACAACCAGTGGGCTCTTTAATAGTTCGTAGTATTTTTGAGCTTTATCAATGGATACTTCTTCTTGGCTATCTGATTGAATTTCCGGTACATCAGGTAGCTCCCTGTCGGGAGCTGTGAGTG contains the following coding sequences:
- a CDS encoding non-canonical purine NTP pyrophosphatase; the encoded protein is MNITYATTNKYKLAGANQALLGAGLTLTAPDRELPDVPEIQSDSQEEVSIDKAQKYYELLKSPLVVMDSGLFIKSLKGFPGVYTKYALDTIGIENIVKLLKDDRGAYTQRTVTYIDGLEIKTFTYKVYGELLSEPRGENGRDYDKYFKVDGANKTIAEMSDDEKTDMIAVVWKELAQWLQQK